A genomic window from Halomonas sp. LR3S48 includes:
- a CDS encoding 2-hydroxy-3-oxopropionate reductase, with protein sequence MSKIGFIGLGIMGRPMAGHLLDAGHELVTVKRGTLDATLAEKGMTELDSPRAVAEQAEVVITMVPDTPDVEQVLFGEGGVIEGLKPGTLVIDMSSIAPIATQGFAKRIHEAGGEYVDAPVSGGEGGAINAALTIMVGATEEGFSRARPILEVMGKTITHIGGHGAGQTCKVANQIVVALTIEAVAEGLLFASRAGADVAKVRESLLGGLAQSKILDVHGERMIKRTFDPGFKIKLHQKDLNLALEGARSLNLALPGTANAQQLFQACAAHGGGEWDHAGILRALEALADHEVGN encoded by the coding sequence ATGAGCAAGATCGGATTCATTGGCCTTGGCATCATGGGCCGCCCCATGGCGGGGCATCTGCTGGATGCCGGCCACGAACTCGTCACCGTCAAGCGCGGCACCCTGGATGCCACCCTGGCCGAGAAGGGCATGACCGAACTCGACAGCCCTCGCGCCGTGGCCGAGCAGGCCGAGGTGGTCATCACCATGGTGCCGGACACCCCCGACGTCGAGCAGGTGCTGTTCGGCGAGGGCGGCGTCATCGAGGGACTCAAGCCGGGTACCCTGGTCATCGACATGAGTTCCATCGCCCCCATCGCCACCCAGGGCTTCGCCAAGCGTATCCATGAGGCCGGCGGCGAATATGTCGACGCGCCGGTTTCCGGCGGCGAGGGCGGTGCCATCAACGCGGCGCTGACCATCATGGTGGGGGCCACCGAAGAGGGCTTCTCCCGTGCCAGGCCGATCCTCGAGGTAATGGGCAAGACAATCACCCACATCGGCGGTCATGGCGCCGGCCAGACCTGCAAGGTGGCCAACCAGATCGTCGTCGCACTGACCATCGAGGCGGTGGCCGAAGGCCTGCTGTTTGCCTCCAGGGCGGGCGCCGATGTGGCCAAGGTGCGCGAATCGCTGCTCGGCGGCCTGGCCCAGTCGAAGATCCTCGACGTGCACGGCGAGCGCATGATCAAGCGTACCTTCGACCCGGGGTTCAAGATCAAGCTGCACCAGAAGGACCTCAACCTGGCGCTGGAAGGGGCGCGCAGCCTCAACCTGGCGCTGCCCGGTACCGCCAACGCCCAGCAGCTGTTCCAGGCCTGCGCCGCGCATGGCGGCGGGGAGTGGGATCATGCTGGCATCCTGCGCGCGCTGGAGGCACTGGCCGACCACGAAGTGGGTAATTGA
- the hyi gene encoding hydroxypyruvate isomerase: MPKFAANLSMLFTEEEFLDRFKAAADAGFKGVEYLFPYDYSAVEIKARLDEHGLTQVLHNLPAGDWGAGERGIACHPDRVEEFRAGVEKAIDYATVLGCKQVNCLAGIQPQGVSLEQARRTLVENLHYAAEKLEAAGILLLAEPINTRDIPGFFLNRTEQALAIFDEVGSDNLKLQYDIYHMQIMEGDLAPTIEKHLDRIAHVQLADNPGRHEPGTGEINYPFLFAHLDRLGYDGWIGCEYKPATTTREGLGWLDR; this comes from the coding sequence ATGCCCAAGTTTGCCGCCAACCTCAGCATGCTGTTCACCGAGGAGGAGTTCCTCGACCGTTTCAAGGCCGCCGCCGATGCGGGCTTCAAGGGCGTCGAATACCTCTTTCCTTACGATTATTCCGCCGTCGAAATCAAGGCGCGGCTCGACGAGCACGGCCTGACGCAGGTGCTGCACAACCTGCCGGCCGGCGACTGGGGCGCCGGTGAGCGCGGCATCGCCTGTCATCCGGATCGCGTCGAGGAGTTCCGCGCCGGCGTCGAGAAGGCCATCGACTACGCCACCGTGCTCGGCTGCAAGCAGGTCAACTGCCTGGCCGGCATCCAGCCCCAGGGCGTGAGCCTGGAGCAGGCGCGACGCACCCTGGTGGAGAACCTGCACTACGCTGCGGAGAAGCTCGAGGCCGCCGGCATCCTGCTGCTGGCCGAGCCGATCAACACCCGCGACATTCCGGGCTTCTTCCTCAACCGCACCGAACAGGCCCTGGCGATCTTCGACGAGGTGGGCAGCGACAATCTCAAGCTGCAGTACGACATCTATCATATGCAGATCATGGAGGGCGACCTGGCACCGACCATCGAGAAGCACCTGGATCGTATCGCCCACGTGCAGCTGGCCGACAACCCCGGCCGCCACGAGCCGGGCACCGGGGAGATCAATTACCCGTTCCTGTTCGCCCACCTCGACCGGCTGGGCTACGACGGTTGGATCGGCTGCGAGTACAAGCCGGCCACGACAACTCGAGAAGGTCTGGGCTGGCTCGATCGGTGA
- the gcl gene encoding glyoxylate carboligase encodes MARMTAAEAAVHVLRKEGIDIAFGVPGAAINPFYAALRKIGGVDHVLARHVEGASHMAEGYTRTKAGNIGVCIGTSGPAGTDMITGLYSASADSIPILCITGQAPRAKLHKEDFQAVDIQAIAGPVTKWAVTVLEPAQVPRAFQQAFQLMRSSRPGPVLIDLPIDVQLSEIEFDPDTYEPLPAYKPSASRAQVEKAMAMLDEAERPLLVAGGGIINADASELLVEFAELTGVPVIPTLMGWGSIADDHPLMAGMVGLQTSHRYGNATLLESDFVMGIGNRWANRHTGNLETYTKGRKFVHVDIEPTQIGRIFGPDYGIVSDAKAALELFVELARERKAAGTLKDRSAWAESCQERKRTLLRKTHFDDVPVKPQRVYEEMNKVFGKNTRYVSTIGLSQIAGAQFLHVYKPRHWINCGQAGPLGWTIPAALGVCKADPEAEVVALSGDYDFQFMVEELAAGAQFKLPYIHVLVNNSYLGLIRQAQRGFDMDYCVQLSFENVNCPEINDYGVDHVSVVEGLGCKALRVTQPDRIAPALEEAKALMREHRVPVVVEIILERVTNIAMGTDLDGINEFEALAENSADAPTSIAALT; translated from the coding sequence ATGGCTCGAATGACCGCAGCAGAGGCCGCCGTTCACGTGCTCCGCAAGGAAGGCATCGACATCGCCTTCGGCGTGCCCGGCGCCGCCATCAATCCGTTCTATGCCGCCCTGCGCAAGATCGGCGGTGTCGATCACGTGCTGGCCCGCCACGTCGAAGGGGCCTCGCACATGGCCGAGGGCTATACCCGTACCAAGGCCGGCAATATCGGCGTCTGCATCGGTACCTCCGGCCCCGCCGGCACCGACATGATCACCGGCCTCTACTCGGCCAGCGCAGACTCCATCCCGATTTTGTGCATCACCGGCCAGGCGCCGCGCGCCAAGCTGCACAAGGAGGACTTCCAGGCAGTCGACATCCAGGCCATCGCCGGGCCGGTGACCAAGTGGGCGGTCACCGTGCTGGAGCCGGCTCAGGTGCCGCGCGCCTTCCAGCAGGCCTTCCAGTTGATGCGCTCTTCGCGCCCGGGACCGGTGCTGATCGACCTGCCGATCGACGTGCAGTTGAGCGAGATCGAGTTCGACCCCGACACCTACGAGCCGCTGCCGGCCTACAAGCCCAGCGCCTCGCGCGCCCAGGTCGAGAAGGCCATGGCCATGCTCGACGAAGCCGAGCGCCCGCTGCTGGTCGCCGGCGGCGGCATCATCAACGCCGACGCCAGCGAGCTGCTGGTCGAGTTCGCCGAGCTCACCGGCGTGCCGGTCATCCCCACGCTGATGGGCTGGGGCAGCATCGCCGACGACCACCCGCTGATGGCCGGCATGGTGGGGTTGCAGACCTCGCACCGCTACGGCAACGCCACCCTGCTCGAGTCCGACTTCGTGATGGGCATCGGCAATCGCTGGGCCAACCGCCACACGGGCAACCTCGAGACCTATACCAAGGGGCGAAAGTTCGTCCACGTCGACATCGAGCCGACCCAGATCGGGCGCATCTTCGGCCCCGACTACGGCATCGTTTCCGACGCCAAGGCAGCCCTCGAGCTGTTCGTCGAGCTGGCACGTGAGCGGAAGGCAGCGGGCACGCTCAAGGATCGCAGCGCCTGGGCCGAGTCCTGTCAGGAACGCAAGCGCACCCTGCTGCGCAAGACCCACTTCGACGACGTGCCGGTGAAACCGCAGCGGGTCTACGAGGAGATGAACAAGGTCTTCGGCAAGAACACTCGCTACGTCAGCACCATCGGCCTGTCGCAGATTGCCGGTGCCCAGTTCCTGCACGTGTACAAGCCGCGCCACTGGATCAACTGTGGCCAGGCGGGCCCGCTGGGCTGGACCATTCCCGCCGCGCTTGGCGTGTGCAAGGCCGACCCGGAAGCCGAAGTGGTGGCGCTTTCGGGCGACTACGACTTCCAGTTCATGGTCGAGGAGCTCGCCGCCGGCGCCCAGTTCAAGCTGCCCTACATCCACGTGCTGGTGAACAACTCCTACCTGGGACTGATTCGCCAGGCCCAGCGCGGCTTCGACATGGACTACTGCGTGCAGCTCTCGTTCGAGAACGTCAACTGCCCCGAGATCAACGACTACGGCGTCGATCACGTCTCGGTGGTGGAAGGGCTCGGCTGCAAGGCGCTGCGCGTGACCCAGCCCGACCGGATTGCCCCGGCACTCGAGGAGGCGAAAGCCCTGATGCGCGAACACCGGGTCCCGGTGGTGGTGGAAATCATCCTCGAGCGGGTGACCAACATCGCCATGGGCACCGACCTCGACGGCATCAACGAATTCGAGGCGCTCGCCGAGAACAGCGCGGATGCGCCGACCTCGATCGCGGCTCTCACGTAG
- the hydA gene encoding dihydropyrimidinase → MTRFDTLIKNGRIITAADSYDADIGIKDGRIVALGQGLEGAGEVIDAQRLWVMPGGIDAHCHLDQPLGDGAVMADDFLTGTRSAACGGTTTVIPFAAQQKGQSLRAAVEDYHRRSEGKAMVDYAFHMIVTDPTETVLKEELPALIQEGYSSFKIYLTYDDLKLNDREVLEVLAMARREGGMVMVHAENADCIAYLTELLEAQGKTAPYFHSEAHSAIAEREATHRAISLAELIDVPILIVHVSGPEAIEQIRWAQGRGLRVYGETCPQYLMLTAADLDQEGFEGAKCVCSPPPRDEKAQEAVWQALENGVFQVFSSDHAPFRYDDPKGKKLHGEDAAFHHVPNGIPGLETRLAILFSEGVVKQRIDATRFVALTATNPAKIYGLYPRKGTIAIGSDADLTLWDSEAKMTVRNEALHHAVDYTPYEGVELTGRPVLTLCRGRVVSRGGEPMVDAGHGRFLKCDKPQPARPRGSAKGF, encoded by the coding sequence ATGACACGCTTCGATACCCTGATCAAGAACGGCCGCATCATCACGGCGGCCGACAGCTACGACGCCGATATCGGCATCAAGGACGGGCGCATCGTCGCCCTGGGGCAGGGCCTGGAGGGGGCCGGCGAGGTCATCGACGCCCAGAGGCTGTGGGTGATGCCGGGGGGCATCGATGCCCATTGCCACCTGGACCAGCCCCTCGGCGACGGCGCGGTGATGGCCGACGACTTCCTGACCGGCACCCGCTCGGCGGCATGCGGCGGCACCACCACGGTGATTCCCTTCGCCGCGCAGCAGAAGGGCCAGAGCCTGCGCGCCGCGGTAGAGGACTATCACCGTCGCAGCGAGGGCAAGGCGATGGTGGACTACGCCTTCCACATGATCGTGACCGACCCTACCGAGACGGTGCTCAAGGAGGAGCTGCCGGCCCTGATCCAGGAGGGCTACAGCTCGTTCAAGATCTACCTGACCTACGACGACCTCAAGCTCAACGATCGCGAGGTGCTCGAGGTGCTGGCCATGGCGCGTCGCGAGGGCGGCATGGTGATGGTGCATGCGGAGAACGCCGACTGCATCGCCTACCTGACCGAACTGCTCGAGGCCCAGGGCAAGACGGCGCCGTACTTCCATAGCGAGGCCCACTCGGCGATCGCAGAGCGCGAGGCGACCCACCGCGCCATTTCCCTGGCCGAGCTGATCGACGTACCGATCCTGATCGTTCACGTCTCCGGCCCCGAGGCCATCGAGCAGATCCGCTGGGCCCAGGGGCGCGGCCTGCGGGTCTATGGCGAGACATGTCCCCAGTACCTGATGCTGACCGCCGCCGACCTGGACCAGGAAGGCTTCGAGGGGGCCAAGTGCGTGTGCAGCCCGCCACCGCGGGACGAGAAGGCGCAGGAGGCGGTCTGGCAGGCGCTGGAAAACGGGGTCTTCCAGGTCTTCTCCTCCGATCACGCCCCCTTTCGCTACGACGACCCAAAGGGCAAGAAACTGCATGGGGAGGATGCCGCCTTCCACCACGTTCCCAACGGCATACCGGGCCTGGAAACGCGCCTCGCGATCCTGTTCTCGGAGGGGGTCGTCAAGCAGCGCATCGACGCCACCCGCTTCGTGGCGCTCACCGCCACCAACCCGGCCAAGATCTACGGTCTCTACCCGCGCAAGGGCACCATCGCCATCGGCAGCGATGCCGACCTGACCCTGTGGGACAGCGAAGCGAAGATGACGGTGCGCAACGAAGCCTTGCACCACGCAGTGGATTACACCCCTTATGAGGGGGTGGAGCTCACCGGCCGGCCGGTGCTGACCCTGTGCCGGGGCCGAGTGGTGTCGCGTGGCGGCGAACCCATGGTGGACGCGGGGCACGGCCGCTTCCTCAAGTGCGACAAGCCGCAGCCCGCCAGGCCTCGCGGCTCGGCCAAGGGGTTCTGA
- a CDS encoding TRAP transporter large permease — MIGAFEVMIGFVVMLGMMAVGIHVAVAIFTVATLGTLMYLSMPLLFSFGDTLWGTLNDFILTAIPLFILLGELLLRSGITERMYSALSVWLDRLPGGLLHTNIGASSVFAAMSGSSVATAATIGTVALPAFAERGYSERLALGTLAAGATLGILIPPSINMIIYGAITNTSIGKLFIAGILPGLALAGAFMLTIMAFALLRPGVVGKASERVSLRERLASLVDLLPPAFVFAIVIGSIYSGWATPTEAAALGVIAALGLAAWNRKLTFRMLHECFLSMARTTAMIMLIIVAAFFLNYVVGILGIPTTLTRWVADLGLTPFGLILALVVFYLVLGCFLETLSMMIATVPIVVPMVVQFGFDPVWFGIFLVVMMEISLITPPIGMNLYVVQGVRGRGSITDVMVGSLPFLAIMLLFVLLIILWPGLVLWLPEAMG; from the coding sequence ATGATCGGTGCCTTCGAGGTAATGATCGGCTTTGTCGTCATGCTGGGCATGATGGCGGTCGGTATCCACGTCGCCGTGGCGATCTTCACCGTCGCCACCCTGGGTACCTTGATGTATCTGAGCATGCCGTTGCTCTTCTCCTTCGGCGACACGCTGTGGGGAACGCTCAACGACTTCATCCTGACGGCCATTCCGCTGTTCATCCTGCTCGGTGAGCTGCTCCTGCGCAGCGGCATCACCGAGCGCATGTACAGCGCCTTGTCGGTATGGCTCGATCGCCTGCCCGGTGGCCTGCTGCACACCAATATCGGCGCCTCTTCGGTCTTCGCCGCCATGTCCGGTTCCTCGGTGGCGACGGCTGCCACCATCGGTACGGTGGCGCTACCGGCCTTCGCCGAGCGCGGCTACAGCGAGCGGCTGGCGTTGGGTACCCTGGCAGCCGGGGCGACGCTCGGCATCCTGATCCCGCCGAGCATCAACATGATCATCTACGGCGCGATCACCAATACTTCGATCGGCAAGCTGTTCATCGCCGGGATCCTGCCGGGGCTGGCGCTGGCGGGCGCCTTCATGCTCACCATCATGGCCTTCGCCTTGCTGAGGCCCGGCGTGGTGGGGAAGGCTTCCGAGCGGGTGTCGCTGCGTGAGCGCCTGGCTTCGCTGGTGGACCTGCTGCCGCCGGCGTTCGTCTTCGCGATCGTCATCGGCAGTATCTACAGCGGCTGGGCCACGCCCACCGAGGCGGCTGCCCTGGGGGTGATCGCCGCGCTGGGCCTGGCGGCTTGGAACCGCAAGCTGACCTTCCGAATGCTGCACGAGTGCTTCCTCTCCATGGCTCGCACCACGGCCATGATCATGCTGATCATCGTGGCGGCCTTCTTCCTCAACTACGTCGTCGGCATCCTGGGCATTCCCACCACCTTGACCCGCTGGGTGGCCGACCTGGGTCTCACGCCCTTCGGGCTGATCCTGGCGCTGGTGGTCTTCTACCTGGTGCTGGGCTGCTTCCTCGAGACCCTGTCGATGATGATCGCCACCGTACCGATCGTGGTACCCATGGTCGTCCAGTTCGGCTTCGACCCGGTGTGGTTCGGCATCTTCCTCGTGGTGATGATGGAAATCTCGCTGATCACTCCGCCCATCGGCATGAACCTCTACGTGGTCCAAGGCGTGCGCGGGCGCGGCTCCATCACCGACGTGATGGTCGGCAGCCTGCCGTTCCTGGCCATCATGCTGCTGTTCGTGCTGCTGATCATTCTCTGGCCCGGCCTGGTGCTCTGGCTTCCCGAAGCCATGGGCTGA
- a CDS encoding TRAP transporter small permease subunit: protein MVTPHPYRLARGLAHGAAIAAGYAALGLSLLITFEVIARKLFHYSLQGVDEIGGYVLAIGVSFSFAYALLHRAHTRVDVLLTRLPRLLQAPLNVVAMVMLAAFSSFMLWRAVETLEETLEFGSLASTPLQTPLWIPQSLWVAGLGVFCVLTLLLAFRALVLLVTGQLAALDREYGPRSTDDELSEARKDYAGDITAEPGRATS from the coding sequence ATGGTTACACCGCATCCTTATCGTCTGGCCCGTGGGCTGGCTCATGGCGCCGCGATTGCCGCCGGCTATGCCGCGCTCGGATTGTCGCTGTTGATCACCTTCGAGGTGATCGCACGCAAGCTGTTCCACTACTCCCTGCAAGGCGTCGATGAAATCGGTGGCTACGTGCTGGCCATCGGCGTCTCGTTCAGCTTTGCCTACGCGCTGTTGCACCGCGCTCACACCCGCGTCGACGTGCTGCTGACCCGCTTGCCTCGGCTGCTGCAGGCGCCGCTCAACGTCGTCGCGATGGTAATGCTGGCGGCTTTCTCGTCCTTCATGCTGTGGCGCGCCGTCGAGACGCTCGAGGAGACGCTGGAATTCGGCAGTCTTGCCAGCACGCCGCTGCAGACGCCGCTGTGGATTCCGCAGAGCCTGTGGGTGGCGGGGCTCGGGGTGTTCTGTGTGCTGACCCTGCTGCTGGCCTTTCGCGCGCTGGTCCTGCTGGTCACCGGCCAGCTGGCCGCACTGGATCGGGAATACGGCCCGCGCTCCACCGACGACGAACTGAGCGAGGCGCGTAAGGATTACGCCGGCGATATCACCGCCGAACCGGGGAGGGCCACGTCATGA
- a CDS encoding TRAP transporter substrate-binding protein, protein MPRKATIKTLALGVSLASVLAGGLAQAETTLRVVGNFSGNKLHVDEVERPFFEELGGRDDMTVVYNTMDAIGVEAADALRSLRSGAFDVMSVQIGMASRDEPFFEGIDLAGVSPDLDAQREAVDAIREAFDARLQSRFNAKLMTLWPFGPQMMFCNGDIDDVGDLSGKKVRVFTPSMSRLVEGLGATPVTLQFSEVYLALQRGVADCGVTAPSAGNNGKWPEVTDTFVPLPLSYSVQGHFMNLDTWNRFDEVQQQALTEAFGRLEEQMWELAYEVNDDAIACNTGQAECSRHEAYDMTLVDIDSESRALVESITQEAVLPVWAKSCSAQYDGCVEVWNETVGQAAGMSVSQ, encoded by the coding sequence ATGCCCCGCAAGGCAACCATCAAGACCCTGGCGCTGGGGGTTTCCCTGGCCAGCGTACTGGCCGGCGGTCTGGCCCAGGCCGAAACGACCCTGCGCGTGGTCGGCAATTTTTCCGGCAACAAGCTGCACGTGGATGAAGTGGAGCGTCCCTTCTTCGAGGAACTTGGCGGACGCGACGACATGACGGTGGTCTACAACACCATGGATGCCATCGGCGTGGAGGCGGCGGATGCGCTGCGCAGCCTCCGTTCCGGCGCCTTCGACGTGATGTCGGTGCAGATCGGTATGGCGTCCCGCGACGAGCCCTTCTTCGAAGGCATCGACCTGGCCGGCGTCTCGCCGGACCTGGACGCCCAGCGCGAGGCCGTCGACGCCATACGCGAGGCATTCGACGCCCGGTTGCAGTCCCGTTTCAACGCCAAGCTGATGACTCTGTGGCCCTTCGGGCCGCAGATGATGTTCTGCAACGGCGACATCGACGACGTCGGCGATCTCTCTGGAAAGAAGGTGCGTGTCTTCACCCCGTCCATGTCGCGGCTGGTGGAAGGCCTCGGCGCCACCCCGGTCACGCTGCAGTTCAGCGAGGTCTACCTGGCACTGCAGCGCGGCGTGGCCGACTGCGGCGTCACCGCGCCTTCCGCCGGCAACAACGGCAAGTGGCCGGAAGTGACCGATACCTTCGTGCCGCTGCCGCTCTCCTACTCGGTGCAGGGTCATTTCATGAACCTGGACACCTGGAACCGCTTCGACGAAGTGCAGCAGCAGGCCTTGACGGAGGCCTTCGGGCGGCTCGAGGAGCAGATGTGGGAGCTGGCCTACGAGGTCAACGACGATGCCATCGCCTGCAACACCGGCCAGGCGGAGTGTTCGCGGCACGAAGCCTACGACATGACGCTGGTGGATATCGATTCCGAGTCGCGTGCGCTGGTGGAGTCGATCACCCAGGAAGCCGTCCTGCCCGTCTGGGCCAAGAGCTGCAGCGCTCAGTATGACGGCTGCGTCGAGGTCTGGAACGAGACGGTGGGGCAGGCCGCGGGCATGTCCGTTTCCCAGTAA
- a CDS encoding aspartate/glutamate racemase family protein, with protein sequence MERTLLGMLTPSSNTVLEPFTAALLHDLFPDVTAHFQRFTVREISMRDEALAQFDPVPLLEAAGLLNDARMDVIAWSGTSASWLGFETDRRLCAAITEATGVPATTSVLALNEALARTGVTRLGLVTPYLDDIQSAIVANYAAEGVEVIAERHLGDRGNFSFSEYDETTLAGLVREVAKAEPEAIAILCTNLRGAGIVPALEQEIGIPIYDSVSVTVWKSLALAGVDPARITGWGQLFQDPRLGA encoded by the coding sequence ATGGAACGCACGCTGCTCGGCATGTTGACGCCGTCTTCCAATACCGTGCTGGAGCCCTTTACCGCAGCCCTCCTGCACGACCTCTTTCCCGATGTCACCGCACACTTCCAGCGCTTTACCGTCCGCGAGATTTCCATGCGCGATGAAGCCCTGGCCCAGTTCGACCCGGTGCCACTGCTGGAAGCAGCGGGGCTGCTCAACGATGCGCGCATGGATGTCATTGCCTGGAGCGGCACCTCGGCCAGTTGGCTGGGGTTCGAGACCGACCGCAGGCTGTGTGCCGCCATCACCGAGGCCACCGGGGTGCCCGCCACCACCAGCGTGCTGGCCCTCAACGAGGCCTTGGCGCGCACCGGCGTGACGCGGCTGGGCCTGGTGACGCCTTACCTGGACGACATCCAGTCGGCGATCGTCGCCAACTATGCCGCCGAGGGGGTCGAGGTGATCGCTGAGCGCCACCTGGGTGACCGCGGCAACTTCTCCTTCTCCGAGTACGACGAGACGACGCTGGCCGGGCTCGTGCGTGAAGTGGCCAAGGCAGAGCCCGAGGCCATCGCCATTCTCTGTACCAACCTGCGCGGGGCGGGAATCGTCCCGGCGCTGGAGCAGGAGATCGGCATTCCCATCTACGACTCGGTGAGCGTGACGGTGTGGAAGTCGTTGGCGCTGGCCGGGGTGGATCCCGCACGGATCACCGGCTGGGGACAACTGTTTCAGGACCCGCGCCTAGGCGCGTGA
- a CDS encoding TRAP transporter substrate-binding protein: MTTTTRLARRSAAVLLALGLGAPLLASAETLRFSGNFTDDHSSSRAMEVFRDALAERTGGDLNAQLFPNMQLGGASENVDQVSTGSIAGTWIGISYLSRTVPELEALSLPFAFDSREEAFALIDGEVGEMLDEKLAEKGFTALGYMELGFRHVTNSERPIETIEDFKGLKIRLQPNETHLDTFRAIGASPVSMDINEVYGALQQGVLDGQENPYSIISTKRMDEVQPYLSDSGHFYDFIVVVTNRNTFMNLSEEHQQAVREAMEEAVAWQRQTAAEEDDAARQTLIERGMTFTPISDETRAALRDASQDVIGDLREKIGSEIVDRVLAELDA; this comes from the coding sequence ATGACAACAACAACCCGCCTTGCCCGTCGCTCCGCCGCGGTCCTGCTGGCTTTGGGCCTTGGGGCCCCGCTACTGGCCAGCGCCGAAACCCTGCGATTCAGCGGCAACTTCACCGACGATCACTCCAGCAGCCGTGCCATGGAGGTCTTTCGCGACGCCCTGGCCGAACGCACCGGAGGCGATCTGAACGCCCAGCTGTTTCCCAACATGCAACTGGGCGGTGCCAGCGAGAATGTCGATCAGGTCAGTACGGGATCCATTGCCGGCACCTGGATCGGTATCTCCTACCTCTCGCGTACCGTGCCCGAGCTGGAAGCGCTGAGCCTGCCGTTCGCCTTCGATAGCCGCGAGGAAGCCTTCGCGCTGATCGACGGTGAGGTGGGGGAAATGCTCGACGAGAAGCTGGCCGAAAAGGGCTTCACCGCGCTGGGCTACATGGAGCTGGGGTTCCGTCATGTCACCAATAGCGAACGCCCGATTGAAACCATCGAGGATTTCAAGGGGCTGAAGATCCGCCTGCAGCCCAACGAGACTCACCTGGACACCTTCCGTGCCATCGGTGCGAGCCCGGTGTCGATGGACATCAACGAGGTCTATGGCGCGCTGCAGCAGGGCGTGCTGGATGGGCAGGAGAACCCCTACAGCATCATCAGCACCAAGCGCATGGACGAGGTGCAGCCGTACCTCTCAGACAGCGGGCATTTCTACGACTTCATCGTGGTCGTGACCAACCGCAACACGTTCATGAACCTGAGCGAGGAACACCAGCAGGCGGTACGCGAGGCGATGGAGGAGGCGGTCGCCTGGCAGCGTCAGACCGCCGCCGAGGAGGACGATGCGGCGCGTCAGACCTTGATCGAACGCGGCATGACATTCACCCCCATCAGCGACGAGACCCGCGCTGCCCTGCGCGATGCCAGCCAAGACGTCATCGGCGACCTGCGCGAAAAGATCGGCAGCGAGATCGTCGATCGCGTCCTCGCGGAGCTCGACGCATGA
- a CDS encoding TRAP transporter small permease yields the protein MTPAWQRLEASASSPVKRHFLHGLALLDRTSYYAILVAMGMMTLLVSAQVFSRYVLSSSIDSADELSRLCFVWAIFLAIPHGIKVGIHVGIDALVTHFPDSLQRLLAQLMAWLGAALMAALFWISLAAAISKWQELMPTLPITAAVFYLAVVVCAGHSCLHLMAQALRLEPLPSAPERYEGVSS from the coding sequence ATGACACCCGCCTGGCAACGGCTGGAGGCAAGTGCCTCCAGCCCGGTCAAGCGCCACTTCCTGCATGGTCTGGCGCTTCTCGACCGGACATCCTACTACGCCATTCTGGTCGCCATGGGCATGATGACGCTGCTGGTCTCGGCCCAGGTATTCAGCCGCTACGTGCTGTCGAGCTCCATCGATTCCGCCGATGAACTCTCTCGGCTGTGCTTCGTGTGGGCGATCTTCCTGGCCATTCCCCACGGCATCAAGGTCGGCATTCACGTGGGCATCGATGCACTGGTGACCCACTTCCCCGATTCGCTGCAACGACTGCTCGCCCAGTTGATGGCCTGGCTGGGCGCCGCCCTGATGGCCGCCCTGTTCTGGATCAGCCTCGCCGCCGCGATCAGCAAGTGGCAGGAACTGATGCCGACGCTGCCGATCACTGCCGCCGTCTTCTACCTCGCCGTGGTGGTCTGCGCCGGCCACAGCTGCCTGCATCTGATGGCCCAAGCCCTGCGCCTGGAGCCACTTCCCAGCGCGCCCGAACGATATGAAGGAGTGTCCTCATGA